One Oryza glaberrima chromosome 11, OglaRS2, whole genome shotgun sequence genomic region harbors:
- the LOC127755924 gene encoding uncharacterized protein LOC127755924 has protein sequence MEGGNSSKGAMEGGHRCRRPNVDDDDQIEEGEICYDCHVSGSETDDDDEHHRRAVLPPHHRRAVLPPRDNGDGCAEHKRCRLDNAATAPAPSAGSVLTTSNGSAIVAIASAAAAAAAAVSTMAREVFACRICRKEFDTRKAVDGHMRIHRQQSIATPKYNAADNSRVTVVAEPRTDLDLSGPHGSSSAPPSPPAPPANPPNHNQAVGHQPAAAAPNAGVVVVEGAPQKSLPYMCKMQGCGRAFPTHQGLGGHAAGHQNRSKAAAAAASEQGSSGTGADGCHGGADSSKHRCRECGMEWKTGFALGGHMRKHQTKEKVTVNEKEPNVAGKHISLGPPPSPDLTPAAVEVTSSEPLDQPPLLSMVVGAEVAAPALLALANEAAALPPQDDQAEEEAAAEAAAPAEAAALPPVEAGAEAVDVGAAPEAPLPAPIAGMGTVRIFGFLVEKPAPGDGSGG, from the coding sequence ATGGAGGGTGGTAATTCCAGCAAGGGCGCCATGGAGGGTggtcaccgctgccgccgcccaaacgtcgacgacgatgaccaGATCGAGGAGGGAGAGATCTGCTACGACTGCCACGTCTCGGGCTCCgagaccgacgacgacgacgagcaccaCAGACGCGCCGTGCTCCCTCCCCACCACAGACGCGCCGTGCTCCCTCCCCGCGACAATGGCGATGGCTGCGCGGAGCACAAACGGTGCCGCCTCGACAACGCTGCTACGGCGCCCGCACCATCTGCCGGGTCGGTGCTGACGACCAGCAACGGAAGCGCCATCGTTGCCatcgcctccgctgccgccgccgcagcagccgcggtGTCGACCATGGCGCGGGAGGTGTTCGCGTGCCGCATCTGCCGGAAGGAGTTCGACACCCGGAAGGCCGTGGACGGGCACATGAGAATTCACCGTCAGCAATCCATTGCCACCCCCAAGTATAATGCCGCAGACAACTCTCGTGTCACTGTGGTCGCTGAGCCCAGAACCGATCTTGATCTTTCCGGTCCACACGGGAGCAgcagcgcgccgccgtcgccaccagcgCCACCGGCCAATCCTCCCAATCATAATCAGGCCGTCGGTCACCAAccagcggccgccgcgccgaacgccggcgtcgtcgtcgtcgaagggGCGCCGCAAAAAAGTCTACCATACATGTGCAAGATGCAGGGCTGCGGCAGGGCGTTCCCCACGCACCAGGGGCTAGGTGGCCACGCTGCCGGCCACCAGAACAGGAgcaaggcagcggcggcggcagcctccgAGCAGGGCAGCAGCGGCACGGGGGCCGACGGgtgccacggcggcgccgacagcaGCAAGCATCGGTgcagagaatgcggcatggagTGGAAGACAGGTTTCGCGCTCGGCGGCCACATGAGGAAGCACCAAACTAAGGAGAAGGTGACCGTGAACGAGAAGGAGCCGAATGTCGCTGGCAAGCACATCTCTCTTGGACCACCACCTTCGCCGGACCTTACTCCGGCCGCCGTTGAGGTAACTTCGTCGGAACCACTTGATCAGCCACCACTACTGTCAATGGTGGTGGGTGCAGAAGTTGCAGCACCGGCGCTGCTTGCGCTGGCCAACGAGGCAGCGGCATTGCCGCCACAGGATGATCAGGCAGAGGAAGAGGCGGCTGCAGAAGCCGCTGCACCGGCCGAGGCAGCGGCATTGCCACCGGTTGAGGCAGGGGCAGAGGCGGTCGATGTTGGAGCAGCACCAGaggcgccgctgccggcgccTATTGCCGGCATGGGAACCGTGCGAATTTTCGGTTTTTTGGTCGAGAAGCCGGCACCTGGAGACGGCAGCGGAGGATAG